In Dehalococcoidia bacterium, the sequence CCGTAAACTGCAGCCCCATGTAGCCCTCGGCCGCGTCGCCGGCCGCCTGGATGTCGCTTTCGCCGAAGGCCCAGACCATGCCGATCAGCGGCACCTTCGGCCCCAGCCCCACCTGCTTCCAGGCCTTCATGCCCAGCGCGGGCAGGGCGCCGAAGAGATGGCCGATCACGTAATCCGGGTTTTTGCTCTGCGCCTGCTGGAACTGCTGCGTCAGGTCCACCGCCGTCGCCGGCGCCGGAATGCGGTCCACTACATCGACTTTGAGCTGCGGGCCGAACTTGTCCAGCGCGTCGAACGGGTCTTTACCGGCCGCGTTGTCGTAATAGATGTAGGCCATCTTGGGGTTGCCGCTCTTGCCCTGGCCCTTCCATTCGTCGGCGATGTACTGCAAAAGCGCCCGCATCTGCGCCTGGTACGACGCCGCGCCCACGAACAGGTACGGGTACTTGGAGCCGTCCGACGAGTCGGAGAGCCCGTAACCCGGCGTCATCATCGGGATCTTGTCGTCGGCCGACTTGCCCTTGAGCGCGTCGGTGATCGGCGTGCCGTAGCTGAGAATGGCGACGACCTTGTCCTGGTTGACGTACTGCGTGTAGCCCTGCTGCGCGATGTTCGCGTCGTACTTGTGGTCGAACTCGATGAAGTTGAGCTTGTAGCCGTTGGCCCCGCCCTGGGCGTTCATGTACTCGGCCCAGTCGTTCACGCCGGGACCCAGCACCGTGCCCACGTTTGCGGTGGGACCGGAGCGGTCGATGAACGAGCCGATATTGAGCGTGCCCTTGAACGACGGCGGCTTGCCGCCCGCCGCGCCCGCGGCCGGCGCGCTGCCCGAGGCGTTGGTGGCCGCCGCGGCCGCGCTGGAGGCCGCCGGCTTGGCGCCGGTCGAGCTGGCGGCGTTGTTGCCGGCCGGCTTGTTGGTGCCGCTGTTGTTATTGCTGCTGCTGCAGCCGGCCATCACCAGGCCGCCCATCACCGCCACGCCGAAGCTGCCGCGCATGAAGCCGCGCCGCGACAGCCTGCGGCTTACCCAGTAGTCTTTCCGTTCCTCATCCACGGTCGCCTTCCTCCTCTTGCCTTCGGCAGCCAGCCGCCCGTGCGAGCCGCCGCCGTGCGATCCGCGAGATCGGGTACCGCTTGCAGGGTGTGTCGCTCGTTCGCCCGCTCACCTCCTCTATCGCTAACGAGCTAGTTCGGCAGCGCCTCGTCGCTCAGGCCGCGAACGGCCAGTGCGCAAAGAAGCGGCGAATGCGCAGCCAGATCGCGTTGAGCCCGTCCGGCTCGAAAATCAGGAAACCTATGATGATCAGGCCGAACAACACGTCCTGGATCTGCGAGTAATGGTCGGCGAGCCAGCGGTAGCTGCCCCTGAACGACGTGATCCAGTTGCGCAGCTCGATCGGCAGCAGCACGAGGAAGGCGGCGCCGTAGATCGCGCCGGGCACGCTGCCCAGCCCGCCGATGATGTTCATCGCCAGCCAGTTGATCGAGAGGTTGATGTCGAACTGCGAAGGCGTGATCTGGGCGCGGCTGAACAGCAGCGCCTGCATGCCGCCGGCGATGCCCGCGATGAAGGCGCTGAGCGTGAAGGCCAGCAGCTTGTAGGAGAAGGCGTTGACGCCCACGATCTCGGCCGCGATCTCGCGATCGCGGATGGCAACGAAGGCACGGCCGATGCGCGATCGCATCAGGTTCTCCGTCGCCAGCACCGTGACCACGGCGATCACCGCGAACAGGTAGAAGAGGTCGGTGTCCGTCTTGAACTTGTGGTTGATGATGCCGGGGATGTGCAGCCAGGCGGCGTGCACGTCCACCGACGAGGTCTTCTGCTTCGTCAGCCACTCCATGTGCTCGAAGAACCAGGAGAGGATCTCCTGCGAGGCCAGCGTGGCCACGGCAAGATAGAGCCCCTTCACCCGCAGCGAGGGGATGCCGACCACGAGCCCCAGCGCCGCCGCCATCGCCGCGCCGATCGGCAGACCCACCAGCATCGGCACGTGCCAGCGGTTGTTCAGCACCGCCATGGTGAAGGCGCCGACGCCGGCAAAGGCGCCGTGCCCGATCGAGATCTGCCCTGTATAGCCGAGCAAGATATTCAGCCCGGTGACGCCGACCACGGCGATCAGCACCTGGTTGACGTTGTTGATCCAGACCGTGTTGAGCAGGCGCGGCACCAGCACGAACATCGCCACGACGAAGCCCCAGAAGGCGATGCGCTGCAGGTTCGTGCGCTGAATCGCCGCGTCGGCCGCGTACGACTTCTTGAACTGGCCCGTGCGGGTGACAATCATGGCGTCTCGCTACACGCGCTCGATCTCGGGCGAGCCGAACAGCCCGTGGGGGCGGATCATCAGCACAAACACCATCACGACGTACGGCGCGACGTCCTTGAAGCCGCCGCCGACATGCGGGTCGACATACGTACCCGCGAGGTTTTCGATCACGCCGATGGCGATGCCGGCCACGATCGCGCCGGTGATGCTGTCCAGCCCGCCGAGGATGACGACCGGGAAGACCTTGAGGGTGATTGTCGCCAGGCTGATATCCACGCCCTGGCGGTTGCCCAGGATCGTGCCGCCGATCGCGGCCACCACCAGGGCGATCGCCCAGGACCAGGCGAAGACGCGCGGTACGCTGATGCCCATCGACATCGCCGCCTGCTGGTCGTCGGCCACGGCCTGCATGGCCAGCCCGGTGCGCGTGAACTTGAAGAAAAGACCGAACAGCACCACGAACAACACCGCAAAGCCGAACGACCAGAGGCTGATGCGGGCAACCGGCACGCCGAGGAAGTCGACCGGGCGGACGTCGTTCAGAAACGAGCTGGGGAACGCCAGCGTGGTTGAGCCCCACAGCATCGGCGCCAGACCGCGCAGCACGGAGGCGAGGCCGATCGTCGCCATCACGATCGAGATCAGCGGCTTGCCGATCAGCGGCCGCAGCAGGCCGCGTTCGATCACCAGCCCGATCAGACCGGCAAAGACGAGCGTGAGCAGGAAGGCAACCGGCAGCACGATGCTGTAGGTCGTGACCAGCGCCACGGCGATGAAGCCGCCGAACATCACCACCTCGCCCTGCGCGAAGTTCAGCACCTGGCTCGACTTGTAGATCAGCACGAAACCGAGGGCGATCAACCCGTAAAGCGAGCCGATCATCACGCCGCTGATGATGTCCTGCCAGAACGCCGTCATCGCCGCCGGCTCCTCCTCACCTGCTGTCGCTCGCCCGCCGTGCCGTTACGAGTCTGCTGAAACGAGCCGCGCTTCGTCCTTACGCCGCCGGCGCGCCGGGTCGTCGTGCGAAAGCTCCGCGAGGGCTGCCGCCCTGCGCTCGCGCGCCAGCGGCGCCCGCACGGTGCGCAGCCGCGTCAACTCGCCCGCGCCGGCGTCCAGTGGCGGATCGAGGACCTCGAAGGCGCCGATCCGCGGCCCCTCCAGCACGGACGCGTTCGCCTCTGCCACCGCCTGCGCCAGCAGCTCGTGCACGGCCGGCGAGCGCACGTACTCCGCGTGGCCAGCCAGGCCCGCCCGCCGCGCGTCGGACCAGGCGGCGACCGCCGCGTCCTCCAGCTCGATCAGGGCGCTGAGGCCGCGGCCATCGCCGGCCGCGAGCAGGGCATGGCGCACGAACGTGTTGCTCGCCAGTGCCTGCTCCAGCGGCGCCGTCGAGACCTGCTCGCCTGTCGGCAAGTCCAGCCGTGAGGCCAGCCGCCCGCCCAGTGTGAGCGCCGCACCGTCGAGGCGGCCGGCGTCGCCCGTCGCCAGCTCGCCCTCGGGCAGCGCCAGTACGATCTCGCCGCCGCGCGCCGCCGCGTGTATGCCGTCGAGCAGCCGCAGCGCGCCCGCAGCGCCGGCAATCGCCACGGCGCCGCCGGCTTCGGTCAGCAGATAGAGGTCGCGCAGCGGCATGCCCAGGGCGCGGAAGAAGCCGGACGTGCGCGCGTCGAGCGGGCCGCCGGCGCAGAGCGCAAGCCGGGTGTGCAGCAGACCCGCCTGGTCGCGCAGGGGCCGCGCCACCAGGCCACGCGCCAGGGTCGAGCCGTTGCCCCCCAGGGCGCGGCGCACGAGGCTGGCGCGCAGGCCGCGCGTGCCGGCGCGCCCTCGCAGCGCCAGCGCCAGGATCTGCCAGAGGCGCGGCGGCGCGAGCAGCAGTGTGGGACCGCACTCCTGCAGGTCGGCCAGCGCGGTCGACTGGTCCTCCGGGAAGCCGAGCACGCCGCCGGCGAGCGGGTGCAGCGCCGTCGCCAGGGTACGGTCGCCGATCCAGCCCGCGGGCAGGAAGGAGTAGAGAATGTCGCGCTCGCCCGCGCGCGTGGCCGTGCTCAGCCGCTCCGCGGCGCCCAGCAGCGCCGCGTGGCTGAGCGTGACGGGGCGCGGCGAGGCGCTGCTTCCCGTCGTCAGCAAGATCAGCGCCGGCTCGCCGCCGTTGGCTGGCGCCGAGATCCCGCTCTCCGCGCTCTCCGCGGCGGACCCGCCGAGCGCGGCGACATCCGGCAGCCCCGCCGCCGCTCCGCGCAGCAACCACGCCGCCGCGGGCGGCGTCCCGCCGAGGCGCCGTGCCGCGCCGGCTTGCGCCGCCGTGTCGGCAACGATCGCGTCGGGGCGACGGGCGGCGCAGAGCGCGGCGAAGTCCGCCTCGCTCGCCTCGGCGTCGAGGCAGAGCGCGACGCTGCCGGCGGCGATCACGGCCAGCTCGGCCTGCAGCCGCTCCACACTGTTCGCGCCCTGCACGAGGACAGCCTTCGCCGGCGCCAGCCCGGCGCGCCGCAGGCCCGCGGCCAGGCGTTGCACCTGGGCCGCGTACTGCGCCCAGCTGCGCTCGTGCCAGATGCCGCGCCGCTTCCAGCGCAACGCCACGGCGTTCGGCCGCGACCGGGCCTGCGCAAACAGCGCCTCGGGCAGGCTGCCGTTCATCCTCAAGCCTCGGTCGTGGGGGCGACGGGAACCGCCTCGGCCTGTGTGAGGAAGTCGACCCCGGACTCCGCGGCGCTCACACCCGCCGCCGCCTCGACTTCCTGTACCCGCGCCACGTCTTCACCCAGATACGCCTCGATCACGCGGGGATGCACGCGCACTTCCGCGGGCGAACCGTCCATGATCTTGCGGCCGAAATCCAGCACCGTAATCCGCTCCGAGAGGCCCATCACCACGCCCATGTCGTGCTCGATCAGCACCGTGGTGACGCCGCGCTCACGGTTCGTTTCGCGGATGAAGCGCACCATCTCCTCTTTCTCGCCCGCGTTCATGCCTGCCATCGGTTCGTCCAGCAGGAGCAGCCGCGGCCGGGCGGCGAGGGCGCGGGCGAGGTCCACCCGCTTCTGCAAGCCGTAGGCCAGCTCGCCCACGGGGCGGCGGCGCACCTGCTGCAGCTCGAGGAACTCCAGCACGCTCTCCACCTCGGCGCGGTGCTCGGCCTCGCGGGCGCGGATGGGGCCGAAGTAGAGACAGGAGGCCAGTGGCTCGACGGCGGCGCCGGCCACGTCCAGCAGGCGGCGGCCGAGGCCGTTCACGCGCGGCAGCGGGCGCAGGCCCATGCGGCTGTGCTGGCCGATCAGCACGTTGTCCAGCACCGTCATCGCCTTGAACAGGGCGATGTTCTGAAAGGTGCGGGCGATGCCCGTGCGCACGAGGTTGTGCCGGGCGACGTGGGCCAAATCGTGACCTTCGAAGCGCATCGCGCCGCTGGAAGGCTGATAAACGCGGCTGATGCAGTTGAGCAGGCTGGTTTTGCCGGCGCCGTTGGGGCCGATGATCGCGTGGATCGAGCCCTGCGCCACCTCGAGGCTGACGCCGTCCAGGGCGCGCACGGCGCCGAACGCGAGCGTAAGGTCGCGGATCGAGAGCTGCGCGTCCACAGGCTACCCCTGCCGCGCTCGCCGGCTCTCGCTCCGCACGACCGAAGGTTGCGGGCGGCAACCGGCGGCTGCCTTCCGGGATGCCGGATGGTTGCCGTTTCCTGCCGGTGGGGTCAGGCTGCGGCGCCGCAGTGTGCGGGCAGTATAGCGAACCGATCGTCCGCCGTCACCGTTGGTGCGTCTTATGGTGGGCCGGCCGATCGGCGGCGCACGCGGATCGCGCCGGCCCGCCGCATGGTGCAGCAGTGCGGTGCCTGCCTCACGCTTTGTGCCGGCATTGGGGAGCGGGTCTTCCGTCTGCCCGCCTCGACGGTTCTGCCGCTCAGCGGCGGCCGAGCGTCGCCTGGTCGGGCAGGGCGCGGGCCAGCGCGGCGATCGTCTCCACCTCATAGGCACGCAGCAGCGCCGCGCGCTCCTGCGGCGGCAGCGTGACGGCCCGGGCGGCCGGGCGTACCCGCGCAAGATACTCGCCGAAGGTGGGAATACGCAGCCGGGCCGGCAGCAGGTCGCGCACGCGCAGCGCCGGCCGCGCGGGCGGCTGCCAGGCCTGCAAGGGGCAGTAGAACAGCAGTTGCTCGCCGTCCCAGAGGTGTTCGCCGTTCTGGCTGCCCTCGTCCTCGAAGATGGCGCGGGCGATGGCCGCCTTTTGCTCCGCGGGAATGAGTACGGTTTCCACGGTTTCCATGCGCTCAGCCTACCACCGCACGCGGCTGCTTCAGCCCTTCGCGGCGATGCACTCGATCTCGATCAGCGTCTCCGGACGCAACAACGTCTCGCAAACAATGCCTGTGGCGGCGGGCAGTGGCGCCTCGAAGAACTCGCGCCGCACCACCGCCGTGGCACGGTAGCCCGGCAGCGCGGCCGGAGTGACATATTCGACCGTCTTCACGATCGCGTCCATGCCCAGCCCGCCGGCCGCGAGCACCCGGCGCACGTTGCCGTAGACGCAGCGCGCCTGCGCCGCCACGTCGCCGCTGTGCAGCAGCTCGCCCGTCTCCGGGTCGCTGCTGAGCTGGCCGGAGCAGAAGACGAGGCCGCCCGCGACCACGGCCGGCGCGTAGGTCAGCCGCTCGTAACGCCGCCAGCCGGGGTTCAGCACCCGCTTCTCGCCGCGGCAGGCGGTGAACTCCACCTGCAAGAGGGCGCCGGGCACGGCCAGCTCCCGCATCAGCACGCCGGTGGCGGCCACCGCGCAACTACCTGGCGGACCGAGGTGTGCGGCGCGCACGCGCCACGTCTCGCAGTACTCCGGCAGCGCCGAGACGTGGATGTATTCGTGCGTGCGCACCACGTCGGCCATGCCGAAGTCCGCTTCGCGCAAAACGGCTTCGGCGTTGCGGTAGATCTGCTCCGCCTGCGCCAGCAAGCCGCCCTCGACCACGCGCCCGGCGGCGTCCAGCGGCAACACCGCGGAACAGTACAGCAGATCGCCGCTCTGCACCGCCGCCGCGGCGGGCACGCCGGCGAAGCCAGCATCCACGCCGAAGCGTTGCAGCGGGCCGCGCGCCGCCATGACTTCGCTTTCGATCAGCGCCTGCGGCCGCAGCAGGCTGTTGACCACCATCGTCGAGACGGCGGGCGGGTTTCCGTCGAACAGCCGCCGGCGCTCAGCAGCGAGCGAGGCGTAGGCATCGCGGCCGGCGGGCGTGACGTAGTCCACGATGCGCACGACGTTGCCGAAGTCCATGCCGGCGGCGGCCAGGATCGCTCCCTGCTTGGCGTGCGCCACGGCTGCCTGCTCCGCCAGCGCGCCGTTCACGACCATGCCGCCGCTGCCGCCGTCGAAGCGTGAGGCCGTGTGCCCGGCGAGCCAGGCGCGCTCGCCGGCCGCCACGCCGAGGCTGAAGGCGTACGGCCGGTGGTCGTAAAAGGGAAAGTCGGCCGGTTCGAGCGCGTTCTTCGGCATGGGCGGGCCCTCATCCCCTTCCCTTCCCCCAATTCTAGGGGAAGGGCGATCCGGCGTCGGGCGGTTCCGGAGCGGCGTCGGGTTAGTCGGGCGTGTGGCCTCACCCCCGGGCCGTCGGCCCTCACCTCATTTCACATAGCTCACATATCTCACATATCACATATCCCTCGCCCAATCCTGGGCGAGGGATATGTGAGCTGCACCTTCTGCCCCACTGCTCGGCTCAGCGATCTCCCCTGCCCCTGGTATTGGGGGCACGAGAGATGAACCGGGGGATGGGGGCCGCTTCGGGATCAGCACGCGGCGGCGGAAGCTGAGCACCGGCTCGCCGCGCTGGTTCACGGCGCGCGTCTCGACGTAGATCACGCCACGGTCGGGCTTGCTCTCGCTCTCGCGCACCTCCAGCACCTCGGTTTCGGCGTAAATCGTGTCGCCGTGCCAGGCGGGGCCGAGGTGCTTCACGCTCTCGTACTCCAGGTTGGCGATCGCCTTGCCCGAGATGTCGGCCACGCTCATGCCCACGGCCAGCGAGAAGACGAGCGTGCCCACCACCAGCCGCTGGCCGTGCTGCGTGCCCTCGGCGTAGGCCGCGTCCGAGTGCAGCGGATGCTGGTTCAGCGTGAGCTGGGCGAACAGCGTGTCGTCGAACTCGGTGATCGTGCGCCCCGGCCAGTGCTTGTACAGATCGCCCGCCCGGAACTCCTCCAGGTACCGGCCAAACCGTTCCCGCCCGTCAAACACCCGGCCCATAGAAATCTCAAACCTCCAGCGCTTCCCCCTCTCCATGAATATGGAGAGGGGGCCAGGGGATGGGGCCACGCCGTCCTACACCCGGTACCGCTCCAGCAGTTGCCGCGCGATCACGATGCGCTGGATCTCGTTGGTGCCCTCGCCGATCAGCAAGAGCGGCGCGTCGCGGTAGTAGCGTTCGACGGGCAGATCCTGCATGTAGGCCACGCCGCCGTGGATGCGCATCGCCTCGAGCGCGCAAAACTGCGCCGTCTCCGTGGCGAACAGCTTGGCCATGCCGGCCTCGAGGTCGCAGCGCTCGCCCGCGTCCTTCTTCTCCGCCGCCTGCCGTACGAGCAGGCGCGACGCCTCCAGCCGCGTCGCCATCTCCGCCAGCTTGAGCTGGATCGCCTGGTGCTGCGCGATCGGCTTGCCCATCGTCTCGCGCTGCTGCGCGTAGCGTATCGCCGCCTCGAAGGCGGCGCGGGCCACGCCCAGCCCGCGCGCCGCTACGTTTATTCGCCCAACCTCCAGCCCGCTCATGATCTGCTTGAAGCCGTGGCCCTCGCCACCGCCCAGCAGGTTTTCCGCCGGCACGCGGAAGTCCTGAAACAGCAGCTCCACCGTGTCCACACCGCGGTAGCCGAGCTTCTGGAACTTCTGGCCGACGCTGAAGCCCGGCTCACCCTTCTCTACGATGAAGAGGCTGGTGCCACGATGCGGCGGGCTGGCCGCCGGATCGGTCTTCACCAGCAGCGCGAACGTGTTGCCGTGCAGGCCGTTGGTGATGTACGACTTCTGGCCGTTGACCACGTAGTCGTCGCCGTCGCGCACGGCCGTGGTCTTGATCGCCTGCAGGTCGGAGCCGGCGTGCGCCTCGGTCAGGCCGATGCCGCCGCGCCGCTCGCCCGTGGCCATGCGCGGCAGCCAGCGGCGGCGCTGCGCCTCCGTGCCGTGCGTCAGCACGTTGAAGGCCATGATCAGGTGACTGTTGAGGATGCCCGTGAGGCTCATCCAGCCGCGGGCGATCTCCTCGATCAGCGCGGCGTATTGCGTGAAGCCGAGGCCGGCGCCGCCGTACTGCGTGGGAATGATCGCGCCGAAAAGGCCCATCTCCTGCATCTGCGCGACGAGGGCGAAAGGATACTCGTCGGCCAGCTCCAGCTCGCGAGCGACGGGCAGCACCTCGCGCTCCACCCAGCGCCGGATCTGGACGACGAACTGGTCTGAAGCCACGTCGGTCATGCGCAAGACACTCCGCACAGTGGTGTGCTGGGCTTCACCCTACGCCGCGCCCACGGTCGCGCCAAGCGCAGCCAGCAGATGCCGCACGGAGGGCGCCGCGTCCAGTTCCGTGACCAGGCGCACGATCGCATTCAATCGTTCGGGCGGGAGCGCCATGCCGGCCAGAGCGCGGAACTTCGCCTCAAGCTCGGCGGGCGTGAGCGGATTCTCCGGGTCGCCCTTGGGGAACTCGACGCGGGCGTGGAACTCGCGGCCGTCGCGGGTTTGCAGACGGGCCGTGGCCGGCCAGCGCGCCGGGTACTCGGCGTCCAGCGAGGCGTCGCGCACGCAGTGCACGCGCGGCAGCAGCGCCTGCACGGCGGGA encodes:
- a CDS encoding ABC transporter substrate-binding protein, whose protein sequence is MDEERKDYWVSRRLSRRGFMRGSFGVAVMGGLVMAGCSSSNNNSGTNKPAGNNAASSTGAKPAASSAAAAATNASGSAPAAGAAGGKPPSFKGTLNIGSFIDRSGPTANVGTVLGPGVNDWAEYMNAQGGANGYKLNFIEFDHKYDANIAQQGYTQYVNQDKVVAILSYGTPITDALKGKSADDKIPMMTPGYGLSDSSDGSKYPYLFVGAASYQAQMRALLQYIADEWKGQGKSGNPKMAYIYYDNAAGKDPFDALDKFGPQLKVDVVDRIPAPATAVDLTQQFQQAQSKNPDYVIGHLFGALPALGMKAWKQVGLGPKVPLIGMVWAFGESDIQAAGDAAEGYMGLQFTAMPEESPEALQLLRAYWKSTNKPEPKEDQIVYYLRGVMQADMIFEAAKNAGDKITGETMKKGLESFKDFKAHGLSSGMTMSATDHGGTNKVKLYQVKSGKITLIKDWFEGPAA
- a CDS encoding branched-chain amino acid ABC transporter permease: MIVTRTGQFKKSYAADAAIQRTNLQRIAFWGFVVAMFVLVPRLLNTVWINNVNQVLIAVVGVTGLNILLGYTGQISIGHGAFAGVGAFTMAVLNNRWHVPMLVGLPIGAAMAAALGLVVGIPSLRVKGLYLAVATLASQEILSWFFEHMEWLTKQKTSSVDVHAAWLHIPGIINHKFKTDTDLFYLFAVIAVVTVLATENLMRSRIGRAFVAIRDREIAAEIVGVNAFSYKLLAFTLSAFIAGIAGGMQALLFSRAQITPSQFDINLSINWLAMNIIGGLGSVPGAIYGAAFLVLLPIELRNWITSFRGSYRWLADHYSQIQDVLFGLIIIGFLIFEPDGLNAIWLRIRRFFAHWPFAA
- a CDS encoding branched-chain amino acid ABC transporter permease, translated to MTAFWQDIISGVMIGSLYGLIALGFVLIYKSSQVLNFAQGEVVMFGGFIAVALVTTYSIVLPVAFLLTLVFAGLIGLVIERGLLRPLIGKPLISIVMATIGLASVLRGLAPMLWGSTTLAFPSSFLNDVRPVDFLGVPVARISLWSFGFAVLFVVLFGLFFKFTRTGLAMQAVADDQQAAMSMGISVPRVFAWSWAIALVVAAIGGTILGNRQGVDISLATITLKVFPVVILGGLDSITGAIVAGIAIGVIENLAGTYVDPHVGGGFKDVAPYVVMVFVLMIRPHGLFGSPEIERV
- a CDS encoding AMP-binding protein, whose translation is MNGSLPEALFAQARSRPNAVALRWKRRGIWHERSWAQYAAQVQRLAAGLRRAGLAPAKAVLVQGANSVERLQAELAVIAAGSVALCLDAEASEADFAALCAARRPDAIVADTAAQAGAARRLGGTPPAAAWLLRGAAAGLPDVAALGGSAAESAESGISAPANGGEPALILLTTGSSASPRPVTLSHAALLGAAERLSTATRAGERDILYSFLPAGWIGDRTLATALHPLAGGVLGFPEDQSTALADLQECGPTLLLAPPRLWQILALALRGRAGTRGLRASLVRRALGGNGSTLARGLVARPLRDQAGLLHTRLALCAGGPLDARTSGFFRALGMPLRDLYLLTEAGGAVAIAGAAGALRLLDGIHAAARGGEIVLALPEGELATGDAGRLDGAALTLGGRLASRLDLPTGEQVSTAPLEQALASNTFVRHALLAAGDGRGLSALIELEDAAVAAWSDARRAGLAGHAEYVRSPAVHELLAQAVAEANASVLEGPRIGAFEVLDPPLDAGAGELTRLRTVRAPLARERRAAALAELSHDDPARRRRKDEARLVSADS
- a CDS encoding ABC transporter ATP-binding protein, whose product is MDAQLSIRDLTLAFGAVRALDGVSLEVAQGSIHAIIGPNGAGKTSLLNCISRVYQPSSGAMRFEGHDLAHVARHNLVRTGIARTFQNIALFKAMTVLDNVLIGQHSRMGLRPLPRVNGLGRRLLDVAGAAVEPLASCLYFGPIRAREAEHRAEVESVLEFLELQQVRRRPVGELAYGLQKRVDLARALAARPRLLLLDEPMAGMNAGEKEEMVRFIRETNRERGVTTVLIEHDMGVVMGLSERITVLDFGRKIMDGSPAEVRVHPRVIEAYLGEDVARVQEVEAAAGVSAAESGVDFLTQAEAVPVAPTTEA
- a CDS encoding RidA family protein, yielding MPKNALEPADFPFYDHRPYAFSLGVAAGERAWLAGHTASRFDGGSGGMVVNGALAEQAAVAHAKQGAILAAAGMDFGNVVRIVDYVTPAGRDAYASLAAERRRLFDGNPPAVSTMVVNSLLRPQALIESEVMAARGPLQRFGVDAGFAGVPAAAAVQSGDLLYCSAVLPLDAAGRVVEGGLLAQAEQIYRNAEAVLREADFGMADVVRTHEYIHVSALPEYCETWRVRAAHLGPPGSCAVAATGVLMRELAVPGALLQVEFTACRGEKRVLNPGWRRYERLTYAPAVVAGGLVFCSGQLSSDPETGELLHSGDVAAQARCVYGNVRRVLAAGGLGMDAIVKTVEYVTPAALPGYRATAVVRREFFEAPLPAATGIVCETLLRPETLIEIECIAAKG
- a CDS encoding MaoC family dehydratase: MGRVFDGRERFGRYLEEFRAGDLYKHWPGRTITEFDDTLFAQLTLNQHPLHSDAAYAEGTQHGQRLVVGTLVFSLAVGMSVADISGKAIANLEYESVKHLGPAWHGDTIYAETEVLEVRESESKPDRGVIYVETRAVNQRGEPVLSFRRRVLIPKRPPSPGSSLVPPIPGAGEIAEPSSGAEGAAHISLAQDWARDM
- a CDS encoding acyl-CoA dehydrogenase family protein — its product is MTDVASDQFVVQIRRWVEREVLPVARELELADEYPFALVAQMQEMGLFGAIIPTQYGGAGLGFTQYAALIEEIARGWMSLTGILNSHLIMAFNVLTHGTEAQRRRWLPRMATGERRGGIGLTEAHAGSDLQAIKTTAVRDGDDYVVNGQKSYITNGLHGNTFALLVKTDPAASPPHRGTSLFIVEKGEPGFSVGQKFQKLGYRGVDTVELLFQDFRVPAENLLGGGEGHGFKQIMSGLEVGRINVAARGLGVARAAFEAAIRYAQQRETMGKPIAQHQAIQLKLAEMATRLEASRLLVRQAAEKKDAGERCDLEAGMAKLFATETAQFCALEAMRIHGGVAYMQDLPVERYYRDAPLLLIGEGTNEIQRIVIARQLLERYRV